Within the Nicotiana tabacum cultivar K326 chromosome 11, ASM71507v2, whole genome shotgun sequence genome, the region ataattcatttgttggatttctatatttatgccaaaatatggttaatgtaatttttatgtgttttcacaattacatttagtatttttaaaagctaaattacatataattgcaatgttagcccatttttagatataattatgtttatatgcataaaattggatcctgtatttttaaattattaattatgtattttaaatcatttttgtaccttaatttattttccagaaattacctactatttttttataaattaaatagaggatattggctatttaaataacaaccaaatttggctttcacttatagccaaaattggaccCCTTTCCAGCCCAATTTGGCTTTCACATAAAAGCCTTCAaaagcatatatatgcatacataagcatgcccaaggtttttattattttttcataattttaagggtttaaattgatttattttctcccctttttatccataaaatcccaataattatttttgaaattattattttgataattcatttgttggatttctatatttatgccaaaatatggttaatgtaatttttatgtgttttcacaattacatttagtatttttaaaagctaaattacatataattgcaatgttagcccatttttagatataattatgtttatatgcataaaattggatcctgtatttttaaattattaattatgtattttaaatcatttttgtaccttaatttattttccagaaattacctactatttttttataaattaaatagaggatattggctatttaaataacaaccaaatttggctttcacttatagccaaaattggaccCCTTTCCAGCCCAATTTCACACCCAAAACACCCGACCCATACCCTATTAATCCTTACCCAAACCCAGAACCCACCTACCCGTTttaatcctgaccgttgatctgggagatcaacgatccaaataattcctttcctttttaattttcaaacgacccctaaccctaagtCACTTTTACAAAGGCGCCTCCTTCAGATGCTCTCTCATCTCCACtcttctctcaaacctaaccctagactCCTCCACTCAcctccttctccggtcatctccggcgaCTCTCTCAAACCCCAAGCCTCCAAGGGTCACTCTCATcaccttgctcatcatctctaaggcaTTCAAGTGTCCTGGGCCATGCCGATTCGGACCTCGGGTTCCTGATTCTGTTGTTCGAGACTTCTCtagtgtgattttgggcaaaatcacaccatgtGTGTTACGATTTATGAAGTTATAACAGGTTCTTTTGATTTCTACCTAGGtttccttttgaaaccctaactctcttctggatctctcagatctgtgttattttcatgctttaaacCTGTTTCCTTCTATGATTTGCTTATTTTCGAGCTTTCTTCTGAAAGATCCTCTAGTCTAAACCCTTCTTACTTTCTTTGAAAACTAGGGTTTTCTCGGAGTTCTTTGTATAGCGTTTCAATtgatttctttatgattaaacctttttcCCTCGTTTATCTTGACTGATTCTATATTCCTACTGCTTTTTAACTCTACTctgttaaaaaccctaatttttaaaagattttctttacttgtttctgtgtgttggcctgattttctttacttgtttttgtATGTTCGCATGATTTTCTTACTCTGTTTCTGTGTGTGAGCATGATTTTCTTCACTTTGGTTCCGTGTGTTAGCATGATTCTCTTTGCCTAGGCTCTGTGTGTTAGCATAACTTTCTTTGCCTTGGTCTTGTCAATTTCTCGTGGTcaccatgcttcgaatatgtCATGCTGAATCTCTAGCCTACTTACATCACCTCTATATGACTGTGCTTGTTCATCTCTTATTTCTTTCTGCCTATATAATTGACCTTGTTTTGTTTGCTACTTCTGTTCATtggtctctatttatatgttgaaacaCGCAGAATCATGACCCCtcatgattgattctgattttccttaactgttggtaattgaaagattttccttcaaggccctagaattctactcgtctgtttgaattcactgattttattaccttatttactatgaTACTGGGTTTTACttagtctttccttaattgggtTTTTCTGAATTTGGTCCTAATCGACTACTTTATGCCTAATGGACTCTGGCTCCTTTCCTTGTTTAATTATGCACTGATTCCTCCTTTCCCCCTTATATGGTACTAAATCTTTCTGTTTGACCTTGATTCCCCTAACTCAAGGAAGTGCTTCCTTGATTCTCTaagtgattgattctgagttcttaaattagtatactactatatttttttaccttattccactacctactttcaactataaataccctaagccTTTCACAAACGACACACACTTGGCTTCCAAAAACACCCCTCTCTTATTTAAAATCTCTATGTTATTctattagccggctgcaagccaaggctaatcatctgtgctctttggttctttcattctacttacttctatcttcactggtatgtcctagtttaatttacagccacaacaacaacatgttttttttcttatttcagtttcttttatttcttgtcTGCATttacttatggttttgttgtGGAGTTTGTAGTTAAACATGCTAGTATAACTCCCCTCCCTTTAAGCTCATGTATTCccttgtgtgattcaagcatgTCTGGACAATTATTTTCCTTTACCTACTGTGCACTTACCATgttgtgaatcccaaatccctattCCCCTCTAAATGTTTATGTTCCtcatgactggtttgtgattatgccagtgtcaaGCTATCTCTGAGCATGTCCATACCAGTCCTAATACTCCTGCTGGGGTCATGTGTCTGCAGGCAATGTCTGTGTATCCCCAAACCCCTTAACCCCTGTGTGATTACTAAATACATTTAGATTCTGTGAACTTGCTGTGTGTGGTCTTATCCTGAAGTATTTGAACTCTATTTACTACTCCAACCTCTTTCAAACAACCTCTATTTctttactaattgctttcaaaatagaCCTTTAAGTCCAGTCTTTAATAAACTTCTTTCAAACatgtgtcctgcactttcactctactcttagttaataagttctgctccctctagtatgtgtactgcattgggatcctcttgagaacccttggaactctggcatactgaggctggctttTCACACTACACTGGTTCAATTCTTGGCTAGTAAGTCTAGATGTAAGCATTGtccggggtccttgagacccttagggaactttaatGCACCTAGACCCTGATTTGTCTGTGAAAATGAGGTTtgaaagaccattggaggctttggaaaacTTGGGCCTGattgcaggctccctatagaatagcttcttagttttctatttcatttatgtaattcTTTTTGTTGGCATGCAATATTTTGTAAACAGATATTCGGGGTAATTTAGTAAAAGgggtgggtagatgtatactttgtggggtaatatgggtagaaatcctgctcttacgATTTTACTTTCAAATCTGCTTGCTTTACTCAATAGAAAAGATGTTTATAGGGTATGATTCTTGTTGAATCTAATTTCATTTTGCATAATAgacatcatgtctataggttttcacTTTTAATGTCATTTGTATCAGATATAAACCATGTTCATAAATCCTGCATTTgtcatattagaaaccatgtttccAGGTTCCAAGCTATCATGTTTTAAATCAATTcaagtatagataccatgcctataagacatAATTCCGATTTAATAAGTTACTGAAAATTGCCTAAAACCAGTAACacgcctagataccatgcctatagggacttCTACTCGCAATTATGTCTGATAATCTAATTAGCCTAATGAGTCAATTTTATCTCACCTAGTTTACTTCTTAAAACTGGCCTTGTCAAGCGATAACTCTCTAAAATCGGTCCTTTCATAATTTCTTTAATCCCGTTAGATATTCTGACTATAGGTATTGAAAGGTTCTATTTCAAAAGCTTGTCTATTTATGCATTAACATAGACACAGTTCtacatataggcaagccttagggcattttcaaaacttgcaTTTCTCTGAAGCTGTCACTTGACGTCTCTGAATTCTAATAAACTTTTAAAGAGGAGGTCCTAGGCAGCTAATAATGTTATGACTTCTGTATTTGAAAGTGGTTTATTTCTGcataatcacttagaaatcctgctttaggactttgattaCTAAAGACCTTACTTGTGGTTGAGTCGTGCTGCATGCATGCTTGTTTGCGGAGGAAACTATGAGCCTTTTACTTGCTCTCATTATGTGAAACTCCTAGATACTTTTTGACTGTCGCCTTTAGAGTTttgcctttaaaaccttaggggtacgtctagaacgACCTATAGGTAAGGGTCCCAACTCCCTTCGGGACTATTAAGATGGGACGGGTAGCAACACGCAATAAGAATcaatgaccaaacactcgctttgcatgaccaataaggggatgggaagggtatacatgggatatgatgactacgcgttaatgtcacgtgtagcccctcattgaggagtgtttaccggacattgcatggggtgatcctataggctaaacaacctaggaccccttcttACCCCAAATCCTCTCCTTATTTAAAACTTTGTTTGTATaatttgttcaaacctttatttcaTTACTTGACTTGTTCAATGAGCTTTACAacttaattgtttatatgaactaatttgtaaatataagttcggatgggacccacagttatggaccaagaggggtgcctaacaccttcccctcgaggttatttcgagcccttaccctaatatctggtaatgcaaaccaacccaagagttaattgctctaggtaccctaacgcaccataatccgttaggtggcgactcttcaaatacccaattcctaaaaggaaatgagtcattgcacccccatgaatgtcgaaacccgggcCTCCCTCCGCGAAGATGGGAAAAAAGGGGGCATGACAGTCATTATGCGTCATTATTATGCGTTTTCCCAATACCTTGCGCTGTTTCCTGTGCCTCTGCCATTTTGGTTCCTGAGCTAGGAAATGACGGTTTGCTTTCTCGATATTGATGCCTGAactcttataaatagggataCAAAATCCTTTGCCTTATTCTTTGCAACCTAAACATTGGATTTCCATaccttcttcttccttcttcacTCAGAATCCTTGCCATTTTGATTTCACTTTCGTGTTTTGCTATCACCGACTCTGGTGGCTCTTCCTACTCTTGATTATTCTGTGTTTACACCTTCTTTACTCATAAACAAAGTGGTTAATGTGTCTTCAAATTCTGGGGGGTACCTGACCCTGTTTCCTTGGCAGTGCGCATGCCTCCCTATGACGATGGGGTTGCCACTGTTGCTGAGGATGATAGCTTCCTTACGGTGGaggaaataattttttgtagtGAGAAGGCTAGATTTGACTTCTCAAAGATGCCTGAGGACGACCCTGAGATTTTGGAGTCGTTGATGAAAGAGGTAGCCCTTGCTGAGTTTAGGGATAAATTCAAAATTCCCGCTCATGTAGACCTAGTTCCCGTAGGGCGAGACGTAATAAAAATACACCGCCCCGGGTACTGTGCTTTCTACGCGTACCCCTTCCATGTGGATTATTCTTTCCATATCCTCCCCTTGGCCAAGGAGTTTTGCCGCTATTACCGAGTCTACATGGCCCAACTTTCTCCCTACACTACAAACTCATCTACATAATCTCGAAATATGCGGAGTTAGCTGGGGTCGAAGTGACCATCCGTCAACTGATGCACCTCTTCTCCCCTAGCTTTCATAGGGGGACGATGCTACATCTTTGCCACCAGAGCATCAAGTGTttagtggtgaagatggacgacaaggCAAACCACCAGTTTTGGCTCAGTTACTTCTATGTCAAGACTAAGGACGTGGTGGTCAATGCAGATGGGTTCCTCGAGGTTTGGAACTACGCTCGTAAGCATATCTCTCCCCCTTTCTCTCTCTTTGTATTACGCGTTATCTCTAATTTCTATTGCATTGACATCTCATCTTCTTTCCGTGTAGCTGAGGCTGCACTCCCTCCTTTGTTCAAGGACATCCATGATTGGGTCAGCTGGGTCCTCCCTCATACAGCGGGGATGCGTAAATGGCCGGCCTTCCTCAAGATGTTCGGTCCTGCACCTTCTGTGAACGGTGAGTTTGTCCGCTTTGAGTTTTCATTATTTTGTGAGGATCGACCTTTTGATCTTTCTTTCACCGTTTTTGTTTTTAGCCCGAAGATCCTCGAGGAGACCGAGGGCTCCTGCTCCTGCGTTCCCCTAGAGGAACACTACGATGGGGTCCGCCCCTAGTGTGACTGTGGCCAAGCATGCCCAGCTATCCACTTCTGTTTAGCCTCCAGTTTTGGCTAGATCGGCTCGACCAACAACGGCTTTAGCACCAGAGACTCTGGCCTCTCCCCTACTTCATTTTATAGACGAGTCATCATCGAGTAAGGAGGATTTGATCCCTCGTAAAAGGAGGTTTGTGGATGTCGGCGATGGAATTGTCTGAGCCATGGACTCTACAAGGAATGATTGCAAGCCAGTTGCCGTCTTGCCTGAAGATAGTGCAAGTCTTTTGTCTGAAGTCCTGCCGTCAGCAGAAGTCATAGAGAATGTGCCCCTTCCTGATGCTGACATTGGAGCTGGTGGACCGTCTGCGGAGGTTCTAGGTACTATGCGGCGAGATGAGCCATCCTCCTCGCAACCAGCTGATGTTCCCATCTCGTCTACTGGTGAAAGAGGTAAGGGGCTTGCTGAGGATGGTTGTGAGACGGGCTCCAATCTCGATCCTAATGAGGTTCGGATATTAAGCGAGGGGTTTACTTGCTTTGAAGTCAGGTTGGAAGGGTCCTCGCGGACCATCGTGGTTCCCATGGATCGGGACCTATTGTTGAACACAGAGGGCGTAGTTCCCTCCTTGGGTCCTATTTTCTCTGATGTGGAGGGCAGGACCCTCGAGACCTTGGACGGTGTCGCCCTATCAATGGGTATAGCCGACCTTACCCTTAGAGTAAGTTTTCTGACCTTTCTAGTTTCCGTAGTTTCCATGCCTTGTGCTctgtttttgttcttttgtttaaCTTTGgtctttttctcctcttttttcttAGACCATTATCTTGGAGATCGAGACTGCTCGTCGGAAGGAGAGGCGTAAGGCCATTTTCAAGAAGATGGAACGAAAGTACCATGAGTACCGTAGTAAACACCGAGAGATTTGCATGCAATTTGGTGGGAGTGGTAACTTCCAAGCTCTCCAAGACGAGCTGAAGGAAAAATATGACGAGTTGGTGAAAGTCATCGGCAAGTGTAGTGTCCTCGAGGGAGCACTGAGAGACaaagaggaagagctcaaggtgATCAAAGGGGTCGAGGCCCAATGTGTCGATCTCCAAGCCCAAGTGATCTCGTTGCGAGCAGAGCTTGAAAAAAGTCTATTTAAGGTGGATGCTTTGGGTGGTGAGCTCGCCGGGAGGACAGTGGACTTGGAGAAGTCAGAATCGGATCGGTTGGCGACTTTGAGGCAAGTGGAGGCATTAGAGGCCGTAATCCGCGTTCTTCACTTAGAGCGGGTGAGTGACTTGGAGACGGCGAGGTTCAGAGAGGAGCAACTCGATGAGCGTATAGGGGAGTTAGAGAAGATTTTAGATTGGATGTTCAGATTCTTATCACACTTTTATTCCAAATGCTcaagaaaatgatttttttataaGCTATGGAATCGACATTCGAATTATAGTTTGATAAATTGTGCCTATGTTGGACAGGATCCAAGGTTAAAATTGAGTGCAGAAACAGGGTGACCAACGAAATCACATACACAATTGGCGGTGTGACAAACTCACAAGGTGAATACAACATCTTGGTCGACCGTGACTGTGGAGACGATGTCTGCGATGTTGTGCTCGTCGAGAGCTCTGATAAAAGATGTGGCAAACCCAATGGTGGTCGTGACCGTGCCCGTGTCATCCTCACCCGCAACAATGGCATGATCTCTGATGTCCGTTACGCCAACAACATGGGTTTCCTCTCCGATGAGCCTCTTTCCGCCTGCACTCGGATCCTCCAGCAATACCAGTTGACTGAGGACCAATACTGAAGGAACAAATGACTTGTTACTATGAATCTTTGTTTGATGTTTATTGTTTAGGGCTTATATTTATTCTTATTATGATGTTGCTGATGATGCTTTAGGCATCAAACTTCATacttttatctttgttattgtatCTCTGGACGTTCAACTTCCAAGTGTTATGTTGTTTTTTAGTCTTTGAGTTAAATTTTAATGGCTCTTTAAAATTGTTGCTTCTGATCTCTACAATAATTGTTTATTCCAGCGAAATCTTTGCCCCACAGGTCATTTCCATTCACATCCTTCTGTTGAAGTGCCTATAGTGGGAAAAGCCTTGATTGGTGTCATTCTAGGGGGTGGGAGTGATTGTGAGTTAAAACTTATCTGCATATATACTAATCCTATGAATGTACAATACAATGTTTCTACACACTCTTATTATTAAACTGCTAAGTTTTTACCTGTTTGTGCCTTACTAACATATTACCTTGTAAGAACCCTAAAGGGCATAATAATATCTGGTTCCATAAATTACATGATATTACTTGTGGAATTCATATTGGTATCAAGGATAAATTGCAAAGAAGCAAAgtagaaaggaaaaagggaaaaatagagCTGAACTCTCTACCACGACTAAATTTTGCAACCATTTTGAGCTGAGGTGAAGAGTTTGAGTTACATTAAACAACTTGTCTTGGTCTTGAAACTCCTCGGATACACAGTACATTTATTAAGAGGGGCATATATATCTTTCTTATTGTCCTAATAGCTTTCGCCTTACTAGAGTACAATTAATATGGCGTCTGAAGTTTATACCAATTAAATGTATACATGACACATATCTTCATCTACGCTCTATCATTTTACCATagttaattaatacatattcttACTGTAATTTATGATTTGACCATAGTAAATTAAGATGATCAAGTGTAAACATAGAATGCGGGTAAGTTTTTATTATTTGACCATAGTAAATTAAGATGATCAAGTGTAAACATAGGATGCGGGTAAGTTTTTATTGGAAGATGGTACGCTGCTTTGGCACCAGGAGTTTTGGTCTATAATTTTCACTTCCTAACAATGTTGATAAATAACTCATGAAATGGAGGTTCACGGCAGTCAGATACTCAAGTCTATTCATCCGATTCAggcagattttttttttctatcagATTCCTCCAATAATTTTACACAAGTATTAATTTAGTAAAAGATGCTATAAATTTAATCAACAAGTAATATTTTGCCAAGAAGCAAAACATGTTGCTAACATTAAAATGTAACAAAATGACGACACCATTGGGACTATGCTAGGATTAGTAAGTAGAAATACTTAATGGAAGAAAGATTAGGGAATTATCATAAGGGATCTTTATATAAATACTTTTCTTAGCGGGAAAGTGCACATGTAGTCATTCTCAATaatgctatttagagattagccagtagttattttgtcctgaaattttaaactataAATCTTAACTTCAAAACAACTCGGGATATTTTTGTCCTgaaaaattaaactgaaaaactgaaattcaggacGCACTGGTTAATTCCTGAATAGCAGCCCTTTAGAATAACTACTCGGTGTGATTTATACTTTCTTAACCAGTATTCATAGATTATATACTAACTCCAAACCTTTTGGGAATATGACCCTAAATAAAACAACGAAGGTGGCTGTAAATCTTAAGAAAAATTTTCAAAGCACcatcttttagtggtaattagctatttatagatactatttgctatattacggattgtaaatacgttttctgttgttataagatgtagtAGATGTATTTaaactactgtattcatgaatacaatagcaaaaataggcgtgaatcagagaagtccagctaatcagttattgtattcgagtgtattcgactgtattcatggcgtgaaacatgagATTACAGTTGGATATTATTATATTCGattgtattcacggcgtgaaataggggattacaatgtttttaaacggaaagtgaatcaattaacataatagactcatAATATAACTCAAcgaactcaattataacacacaaattttatatttacagttataaaaaagattctcaaccgaaaaataccccaaaaacatagcgaTCTTCAGAGAAactatataatacatctgaatacataaattatattaattaaaaaaacatacaaatatattcatggcatatagtgagacagtgaatacaatgatatacatagaatacaacgggataTATTGAAATACAACTTAAAAAAACagtaaatacaatgaaatacatggaatacaacgagatacattgaattacaatgaaaaaaaagacaatgaatacaatgaaatatataaaaatacattgaaatatattaacagaaaatcaagttgctcagccccaaactccgtcgtcttttgttcaagaacaaccctAATTTTCAGCGAATCCGTCGTCTCGTTCACCGCCGTGAACCACAGCAGAATAGCGGCCAacaaaatcatcatcaaaagaaaaACATTGCATGTGTGCGCCGACAAATCATCCAGGTTCATTCCGTTGTAGCCTTCACAAGAATTCAAATCAGACCAAATATGCCCATATCAAAACGACGACGACGAAGAAGAGTCATCAGCACTTGAATTTGAAGATTATTCGGCGTTCGGCGATGGTGAATTCGGTGGTTCGGATTGGTGCAGTTGAAGATGGCGAATTGATAAAGAGGAAACTTAGTGCTTTCATTATTGAATAGCTTATCaaataaagagagagaaaatagtGTAATTGAAttgcgtatttagtggcttaggggtagGAGGTAATCAAAAAGGtaaatgatatttatttgaaataaataaGGTGGTAAAAATTCCAAATCTTAACAAAATCATGCAGACGGCCCATGGACAAAGGCCCGAATGAAGCAAGCCCAAGTTGAACACGAGCAACTTACTGTGACGAGCATGAAACGGCGTCGCAATTAACTGTTACAGAATGACAGCGACCTCCGACAGCCGGTCTTTGAGATCTCCGCGTTCACATGTATGATCTTCTTTGTATTTCCGTTCTTTTGATTCCAAAGTGCTTTAAACAGTTCTTGAAGGTCCAGTTTGATCACAAAAAGGTATGATCATCTTTTTGTTAACTCACATGCGTAATcaagattttatttttcaaaattaaaaaacaattctcttttatgtatttgagctaTTTAAATGCATCTGTTTAAAGTTCTGTTTATGTTTGTGACCACATTCTCGATTTGGAAGATTtttcttcatgttcttagttACATGACTATGAACATGTATGATCAACTTGATAGGATGTATGATAACACAACTATCcgtgaaattatttttactagttgatcaTAAACTTATCATTATTTCTAAAATTGTCCATTAGCTCATCTGAGTATGTATGAAATGCAGTTACTTGCTTTTGTTTTGAAATTAGCTGGACACTGATGTCTATTCATTTTCCTTTTGTGATGCTTAGTTGGGATAACTGCAAAGTCAATATGGTTGCTTCTGGTGGTTATCACCAAGCAATACACTTCATAAGTTGCAACACTTGTGCTTCTAATGAGGGCTTTAGGAACTTCTTGGTTACATCTTCATATGGGGGTCTTAAAATGAAACCAGTTTTAAGAAAAGGAAGTTGCAATTTGGGGCACTCTGTAAAATGCATAGGGCATTCACCAAATTCATCTTTATGTGCTATTAAGCCAATTTTCTCCTCCTTGTCAAGTACCAAAGATTCACGGAGATCAGCACGTGAGTACATTCCTCTCCAATAGTTCTTGTTATCATCTATCAAAAAGTGAGTGTACTCATTAACTGTTGTGTGGTATCTTCGTGATCTTGTTGTCCTATTTAAGGCTTTATTCTCTGCAGCTGAATCATACTTAATCTTAATACGGCATGGAGAATCGATGTGGAATGAGAAGAACCTGTTCACTGGTTGTGTAGATGTGCCACTAACCAATAAAGGAGTAGAAGAAGCAATTGAAGCCGGTAAGAGAATCAGACACCTACCCATTGATGTTGTCTACATCTCTGCATTGATTCGTTCTCAGATGACTGCCATGCTTGCTTTAACAGAGCACCACTGCAAGAAGGTACTTCTGCTTTTTGGTCTTCGAAATaacttgttcttttttttttaagtatAGTCCTGTTAACTATTGCAATGCTTTGTTATAACTTAGGATAGAGCTAAAAAAAATTCTTGAATTTAGTCTATAGTTTGAAACTTCCCATACGGTTGGACCATTACAGCTGCCATCATGGTGTCTGTTCTTATGCTATGTCAAGTCCCCTTAGGATCTATTATATGTACGCCAAAACTGATCCTTTTCATGGTGAGCGATTTTGGAGGAAGTTCCCCTTATCAATTGTTACATTTATTTTGCTTATTGTTTTCAATCATTTAACCTGGTTTATGTCAATATTTCTGATTCAGAAATCAGAATCCATGAGGACACAGCTTGAATTAGCaatgtgaaataaaaatatgttaagctttgtaacaaataattaaatctatTGGCTGGTTCTGGGAAATGTTCTTCCTACTTCCTGGATATTGTGATCCTTTACTGAAAAGTCTTTT harbors:
- the LOC142166278 gene encoding uncharacterized protein LOC142166278; translated protein: MDSTRNDCKPVAVLPEDSASLLSEVLPSAEVIENVPLPDADIGAGGPSAEVLGTMRRDEPSSSQPADVPISSTGERGKGLAEDGCETGSNLDPNEVRILSEGFTCFEVRLEGSSRTIVVPMDRDLLLNTEGVVPSLGPIFSDVEGRTLETLDGVALSMGIADLTLRTIILEIETARRKERRKAIFKKMERKYHEYRSKHREICMQFGGSGNFQALQDELKEKYDELVKVIGKCSVLEGALRDKEEELKVIKGVEAQCVDLQAQVISLRAELEKSLFKVDALGGELAGRTVDLEKSESDRLATLRQVEALEAVIRVLHLERVSDLETARFREEQLDERIGELEKILDWMFRFLSHFYSKCSRK
- the LOC142166279 gene encoding 2,3-bisphosphoglycerate-dependent phosphoglycerate mutase 1-like: MHLFKVLFMFVTTFSIWKIFLHVLSYMTMNMYDQLDRIWDNCKVNMVASGGYHQAIHFISCNTCASNEGFRNFLVTSSYGGLKMKPVLRKGSCNLGHSVKCIGHSPNSSLCAIKPIFSSLSSTKDSRRSAPESYLILIRHGESMWNEKNLFTGCVDVPLTNKGVEEAIEAGKRIRHLPIDVVYISALIRSQMTAMLALTEHHCKKVPIIIHNETEQAKLWSQIYSEGTEMQSVPVIKAWQLNERMYGELQGYNKQETAERCGKEQVYKWRRSYDAQPPNGESLEMCLRRAVTYFKEQVEPQLSGGKNVMVVAHANSLRSILMYLDKLTAEEVIHLELSTGVPMLYIYKGNQFIRRGSPLGSMEAGVYAYTESLALYKQNLLDEVSL